The proteins below are encoded in one region of Pacificitalea manganoxidans:
- a CDS encoding alpha/beta fold hydrolase yields the protein MSAEAVLLVHGAWQGAWAWERLVPLLTARGLTVIAVDLPGNGADGHDPATVTLEACLDHLDACAAPFERVSVVGHSGGGLIASAWAERCTKVARLAYVAGMMLPAQTSFAEVQAMTAGECETGHGITPHLTWSPDRRVSQVPAVAAQAIFFNDCPSQTAREASARLTPQGDGARAIRLTSVTRIRALPRLYIEATEDLSLPLAVQRRMQALMPGALVAAVPTGHVPQLSAPQLLADQLIPFLTGARDDEARRMRREPCPAARIARALTPVSPLDPTAARIGHDTNGENDENTRHLACFGQPHCDGRCGPSGGQR from the coding sequence ATGTCCGCTGAGGCGGTCCTGCTGGTCCATGGCGCGTGGCAAGGGGCGTGGGCGTGGGAGCGGCTGGTGCCGTTGCTCACCGCGCGCGGGCTGACCGTGATCGCGGTGGACCTGCCCGGCAACGGCGCCGATGGGCATGATCCGGCGACGGTCACACTGGAGGCCTGTCTGGACCATCTCGACGCCTGCGCCGCGCCGTTCGAGAGGGTCAGTGTTGTCGGCCATTCCGGCGGTGGGCTCATCGCCTCCGCCTGGGCCGAGCGTTGCACGAAAGTTGCGCGTCTGGCCTATGTCGCCGGGATGATGCTGCCCGCGCAGACCAGCTTTGCCGAAGTGCAGGCGATGACTGCCGGGGAGTGCGAAACCGGGCATGGCATCACCCCGCATCTGACATGGTCGCCGGACAGGCGCGTGTCACAGGTGCCCGCCGTCGCGGCGCAGGCGATCTTTTTCAACGACTGCCCGTCGCAGACTGCGCGGGAGGCCAGCGCCCGACTGACACCGCAGGGGGATGGGGCCCGCGCGATCCGGCTGACGTCGGTGACGCGCATCCGCGCCCTGCCCCGGCTTTACATCGAGGCGACCGAGGATCTGTCCCTGCCGCTGGCGGTGCAGCGCCGGATGCAGGCGTTGATGCCCGGCGCATTGGTCGCCGCGGTGCCGACCGGCCATGTGCCGCAACTGTCCGCGCCGCAACTTCTGGCCGATCAGCTGATCCCATTTCTGACCGGCGCCCGCGATGACGAAGCCCGGCGCATGCGGCGCGAGCCCTGCCCGGCGGCGCGGATTGCCCGCGCCCTCACCCCTGTTTCCCCCCTTGACCCGACAGCCGCGCGCATCGGGCATGA